The following are from one region of the Mycolicibacterium helvum genome:
- a CDS encoding TetR/AcrR family transcriptional regulator, whose amino-acid sequence METTRAGRPRLTERRRPGTTAREEILDAAGELFTTRGYASTSTRAIAEAVGIRQASLYHYFKTKDELLSALLHQTVTPTLAFLSTLRQADPSAAQCLHALAAFDGAQLLTARWNLGALYLLPELREARLATFWTERERLRLAYLDVSRSILAATGVADDAADLPFRLVESLVNMWSQPPKPDYATLAGHVADACLRVLGVTDDGLAGLRASTHHHLARYGDADGRKDVGVGVG is encoded by the coding sequence ATGGAGACAACGCGGGCGGGCCGCCCGCGCTTGACCGAACGGCGCAGGCCCGGCACCACCGCCCGGGAGGAGATCCTCGACGCCGCGGGTGAACTGTTCACCACCCGCGGTTATGCGAGCACGTCCACCCGGGCGATCGCCGAGGCGGTCGGTATCCGGCAGGCCTCGCTGTACCACTACTTCAAGACCAAGGACGAGCTGTTGTCGGCACTGCTGCATCAGACCGTCACACCGACCCTGGCGTTCCTGTCCACGCTGCGGCAGGCCGATCCGTCGGCGGCGCAGTGCCTGCACGCCCTGGCTGCGTTCGATGGTGCTCAGCTGCTGACCGCGCGGTGGAACCTGGGCGCCCTGTATCTGTTGCCCGAGCTGCGGGAAGCCCGGTTGGCGACGTTCTGGACCGAACGCGAGCGACTGCGGCTGGCCTACCTCGACGTCAGCCGGTCCATTCTGGCCGCGACCGGGGTTGCCGACGATGCCGCCGACCTGCCGTTCCGCCTGGTCGAGTCGCTGGTGAACATGTGGTCACAGCCCCCGAAGCCCGATTACGCGACGCTGGCCGGTCATGTTGCCGACGCCTGCCTGCGGGTGCTCGGAGTCACCGACGACGGTCTTGCCGGCTTGCGGGCCAGCACCCATCACCACCTGGCCCGCTACGGCGATGCCGACGGACGCAAAGACGTGGGAGTCGGCGTCGGCTGA
- a CDS encoding metal-dependent hydrolase has translation MLRPRRFEHEIDPGRVQIQARKVDFDVSEAPLHWIPGHPVASHVIGLLNVVLPVAERWFVATYNEALPLVKDPQLAEDMRGFIGQEATHADTHEKVLQDLMVARGVNAEPILRQLDYVFGQILSPSASSDPRRRLNQLCDRLWLIAAIEHYTAVLGDFALNSAWDDYGADPTLVDVFRWHGSEEVEHRNVAHDVAVYFHDSYFDRIRSMGMAATLIAGFFNRGAWYLCRTDPTLGMSWWRMQRLRADDSKRGLLPKYRNLFGSATLTYFRPNYSPEDVGSTAQAVAYLASSPAARAAHL, from the coding sequence ATGCTGCGCCCACGTCGTTTCGAACACGAGATCGATCCCGGACGGGTGCAGATCCAGGCCCGCAAGGTCGACTTCGACGTGTCCGAGGCCCCGTTGCACTGGATTCCCGGCCATCCCGTCGCCTCCCATGTGATCGGACTGCTCAACGTCGTGCTTCCGGTGGCCGAGCGCTGGTTCGTTGCCACCTACAACGAGGCGTTGCCGTTGGTCAAGGATCCGCAGCTGGCCGAGGACATGCGCGGATTCATCGGTCAGGAGGCCACCCACGCCGATACCCACGAAAAGGTCCTGCAGGATCTGATGGTCGCTCGCGGCGTGAACGCCGAGCCCATCCTGCGCCAGCTCGACTACGTCTTCGGCCAGATTCTCTCGCCGAGTGCCTCGAGTGATCCGCGGCGCCGGCTGAACCAACTGTGCGACCGGCTCTGGCTGATCGCGGCGATCGAGCACTACACCGCCGTGCTCGGCGACTTCGCCCTCAACAGTGCGTGGGACGACTATGGCGCTGATCCCACCCTGGTCGACGTGTTCCGCTGGCACGGCAGCGAAGAGGTCGAACACCGCAACGTCGCCCACGACGTGGCGGTCTACTTCCATGACAGCTACTTCGACCGGATTCGGTCGATGGGCATGGCGGCGACGCTGATCGCCGGCTTCTTCAACCGCGGCGCCTGGTATCTGTGCCGCACCGACCCCACCCTGGGCATGAGCTGGTGGCGGATGCAGCGACTGCGGGCCGACGATTCCAAGCGCGGTCTGCTACCCAAGTACCGCAACCTGTTCGGCTCCGCGACGTTGACCTATTTCCGGCCGAACTATTCGCCGGAGGACGTCGGCTCCACCGCGCAGGCGGTCGCCTACCTGGCCAGCTCGCCCGCCGCCCGCGCCGCCCACCTGTGA
- a CDS encoding ABC transporter substrate-binding protein — MKKLRTILAIGATAVLTVTACGGSNSGGSSTPNAAPTDKVLHLSFLQDPGQPPDPDIYYAGQGLLLTTNTYEGLLQYKGATDKPVLEPLLATEWNASPDNKVFTFKLREGVKFHDGTPFTSAAVKASFDRRAAVNQGPAYMVTDVDSVTTQGDYGVTITLKAPNSAFLDYLACPYGPRMLSPEGLKKNAGTDNAQGYLTNHDLGTGPYTLTAAEVGSKYELTAFGDYWGNKPYFEKVELPVITDVSAQQLQFNNGQIAAILHDLPSSAVQSYLDNKSFANYSLPTMMSNYVYINPRKGMMTDAKNRNAVMQAIDVDELVKQTYFGRGKKAEQIYPPNMMAAEFGKQTVPHDPSVLSGIAGGLPADQKTVTIGYDSSNPDNQLISNLIQTQLAAAGLNAKVQAYPTSEIYGWVGGDGQSAPDIMTYLGWPDAPSPYTWGHISWDADGGLNFFGCSAPAVTDALTKGLPTGSDADFSTAGEEAVKTGCWLNVADVNDFMVAQPWLKGVEQAHVVTDPNTLRLAALSVG, encoded by the coding sequence ATGAAGAAACTCCGTACGATCCTCGCGATCGGCGCGACAGCTGTGCTCACCGTAACCGCCTGCGGCGGATCCAATTCCGGCGGCAGCAGCACTCCCAACGCGGCCCCGACGGACAAGGTCCTGCATCTGTCATTCCTGCAGGATCCGGGCCAACCGCCGGACCCCGACATCTACTACGCCGGGCAGGGTCTGCTGCTGACCACGAACACCTATGAAGGCCTGCTCCAGTACAAGGGCGCCACCGACAAGCCTGTGCTCGAGCCGCTGCTCGCCACCGAATGGAACGCCTCGCCTGACAACAAGGTCTTCACCTTCAAGCTGCGCGAAGGCGTCAAGTTCCACGACGGCACCCCGTTCACGTCGGCCGCCGTCAAGGCATCCTTCGACAGGAGGGCCGCGGTGAACCAAGGACCGGCGTACATGGTCACCGACGTCGATTCGGTCACCACACAGGGTGATTACGGTGTCACTATCACCCTGAAGGCGCCCAACTCGGCGTTCCTGGACTACCTGGCCTGCCCGTACGGGCCCCGCATGCTCAGCCCAGAAGGCCTGAAGAAAAACGCGGGCACCGACAACGCCCAGGGATATCTCACCAACCACGATCTGGGCACCGGTCCCTACACGCTGACCGCCGCCGAGGTCGGCTCGAAATACGAACTGACCGCCTTCGGAGATTACTGGGGCAACAAGCCCTATTTCGAGAAGGTGGAGCTTCCGGTGATCACGGATGTCTCGGCCCAGCAGCTGCAATTCAACAACGGTCAGATCGCGGCGATCCTGCATGACCTGCCGTCCTCGGCCGTGCAGTCCTACTTGGACAACAAGTCTTTCGCCAATTACTCGCTGCCGACCATGATGTCGAACTACGTGTACATCAATCCGCGTAAAGGAATGATGACCGACGCCAAGAACCGCAACGCCGTGATGCAGGCCATCGACGTCGACGAATTGGTCAAGCAGACCTACTTCGGCCGCGGCAAGAAGGCCGAGCAGATCTACCCGCCGAACATGATGGCCGCCGAGTTTGGCAAGCAGACGGTGCCGCACGATCCATCGGTGCTGAGTGGAATCGCTGGGGGGCTGCCGGCCGACCAGAAGACCGTCACCATTGGCTATGACTCCAGCAATCCCGACAACCAGCTGATCAGCAACCTGATTCAGACTCAGCTGGCCGCGGCCGGATTGAACGCCAAAGTCCAGGCCTATCCAACCTCTGAGATCTACGGATGGGTTGGCGGCGACGGGCAGTCCGCACCGGATATCATGACCTATCTCGGGTGGCCGGACGCGCCCTCGCCCTACACCTGGGGCCACATCTCCTGGGATGCCGACGGGGGGCTGAACTTCTTCGGGTGCTCGGCGCCGGCGGTCACCGACGCACTGACCAAGGGGCTGCCGACCGGTTCGGACGCGGACTTCTCGACAGCCGGGGAGGAAGCGGTCAAGACCGGTTGCTGGCTCAACGTCGCCGATGTCAACGATTTCATGGTGGCGCAGCCGTGGCTCAAGGGTGTCGAGCAGGCGCACGTGGTGACCGACCCGAACACGCTGCGGCTGGCCGCGCTGTCGGTCGGATAA
- a CDS encoding dipeptide ABC transporter ATP-binding protein — MASAASVALRPDAPATTPAGDVVAAVDDLHVTFRRNGKDVHALRGVSLAIAPGEIVGLVGESGSGKSVLGFSMLGLLGAAKTGGSVQVCGTDMLTGAAKQLRKVRRLDLGAVFQDPMTSLNPTMRIGEQVEEVAGSSAEALKLLAAVGIPEPERRMRAYPHELSGGLRQRVMIAIAVAGDPELIIADEPTTALDVTVQAQVLALLQRLRTEIGCSIVLITHDLGVAAQIADRIAVLYAGRIAEIGPTAQVLATPAHPYTHGLLQSRLTLDTARDRPLAAMAGQVPSPTTPLPGCAFVPRCALARAECSATPPDPAVVAANRVSACVIAPEQMRAELAGVIAAETDAFADRAAIDPAQPAAVDARTITKSFTVRRRWLDRSGPQQSKLQALRGVSLTVAHGESVALVGESGSGKSTLLRIIAGLEKATTGEVELAGNQRPQMVFQDAGASLTPWLSVGELIGERLRSTTMSRAERKEAVAAVLERVGLPQDVVKSRAAQLSGGQRQRVSLARATVIPPQVLLCDEPTSALDVSLAASVLNLIGELRRGLDMSVVFVTHDLSVARVVADRIAVLYLGRIVEIGPAEDVIGRPTHPYTQALVDAIPDLGRDCRILAGEPASPLSPPTGCAFHPRCPIAIDTCSDSELDVRLEGIPGSPHQVACLERKAR; from the coding sequence ATGGCGAGCGCCGCAAGTGTTGCGCTACGACCTGACGCCCCGGCGACGACGCCGGCCGGTGACGTGGTCGCGGCAGTAGATGATCTGCACGTCACATTCCGCCGCAACGGCAAGGATGTGCACGCGCTGCGTGGTGTGTCACTGGCCATCGCCCCCGGTGAGATCGTCGGCCTGGTCGGCGAATCCGGCTCCGGTAAGAGCGTGCTGGGGTTCAGCATGCTCGGCCTGCTCGGAGCCGCCAAGACCGGCGGCAGCGTGCAGGTCTGCGGTACCGACATGCTCACCGGCGCGGCCAAGCAGCTTCGTAAAGTCCGGCGCCTGGACCTCGGCGCGGTGTTCCAGGACCCGATGACGTCGCTGAACCCCACCATGCGGATCGGTGAGCAGGTCGAAGAAGTGGCCGGCAGCAGTGCCGAGGCGCTCAAACTGCTGGCCGCCGTTGGCATTCCGGAGCCCGAGCGGCGGATGCGGGCCTACCCGCACGAACTGTCTGGCGGTCTGCGGCAGCGGGTGATGATCGCGATCGCGGTGGCCGGCGACCCCGAGCTCATCATCGCTGACGAGCCAACCACCGCGCTCGACGTCACCGTGCAGGCCCAGGTGCTCGCGCTGCTGCAGCGGCTGCGCACCGAAATCGGCTGCAGCATTGTGCTGATCACTCACGACCTCGGGGTCGCGGCTCAGATCGCCGACCGCATCGCGGTGCTCTACGCCGGGCGGATCGCCGAGATCGGCCCGACCGCACAGGTTCTGGCCACCCCCGCGCATCCCTACACCCACGGTCTGCTGCAATCCCGGCTGACGTTGGACACCGCGCGCGACCGTCCACTGGCCGCAATGGCCGGCCAGGTGCCCAGCCCGACCACCCCGCTGCCCGGATGCGCCTTCGTGCCGCGGTGCGCGCTGGCCCGCGCCGAATGTTCGGCCACCCCGCCGGATCCGGCCGTTGTCGCGGCGAACCGGGTGAGCGCCTGCGTCATCGCGCCCGAACAGATGCGCGCCGAACTGGCCGGGGTGATCGCCGCCGAGACCGACGCCTTCGCCGACCGTGCCGCCATCGATCCTGCGCAGCCTGCCGCCGTCGATGCCCGCACGATCACCAAGTCATTCACCGTGCGCCGGCGCTGGCTCGACCGCTCGGGTCCGCAGCAGAGCAAACTCCAGGCCCTGCGCGGTGTGTCGCTGACCGTCGCACATGGCGAATCGGTGGCCCTGGTGGGGGAAAGCGGCTCGGGGAAATCGACACTGCTGCGGATCATCGCGGGTCTGGAGAAGGCGACCACCGGCGAGGTCGAGCTGGCCGGAAACCAGCGCCCGCAGATGGTCTTTCAGGACGCCGGTGCGTCGCTGACACCGTGGCTGTCGGTGGGTGAGCTGATCGGCGAGCGACTGCGCAGCACCACGATGTCGCGCGCCGAACGCAAGGAAGCCGTCGCCGCGGTGCTGGAGCGGGTCGGTTTGCCGCAGGACGTGGTCAAGTCCCGGGCCGCCCAGTTGTCCGGCGGCCAGCGGCAGCGGGTGTCGCTGGCACGGGCCACCGTGATCCCGCCGCAGGTGCTGTTGTGCGACGAGCCGACCAGCGCGCTCGACGTGTCGCTGGCGGCCTCGGTGCTCAACCTGATCGGCGAATTGCGCCGCGGACTGGATATGTCGGTGGTGTTCGTGACCCATGATCTGTCGGTGGCGCGCGTGGTCGCCGATCGGATCGCGGTGCTGTACCTGGGCCGCATCGTCGAGATCGGTCCCGCCGAGGACGTCATCGGGCGCCCGACCCACCCCTACACCCAGGCATTGGTCGACGCCATCCCGGATCTGGGGCGCGACTGCCGGATATTGGCCGGTGAGCCTGCCAGCCCGCTGTCTCCGCCAACGGGCTGCGCCTTCCACCCGAGGTGCCCCATCGCGATCGACACATGCAGCGATAGCGAACTCGACGTGCGACTGGAGGGCATACCCGGTAGCCCGCATCAGGTTGCGTGCCTCGAACGGAAGGCGCGCTGA
- a CDS encoding ABC transporter permease gives MRTFIVSRLAATAAILVALTAVMFVLQRISPLDPVKAQMGAQASASAVAARREALGLNDPMSTQFWNYLTAAVRGDLGTSYRTRHPVASDLGSFFPATLELALYGMGIALLLAVLLAFSTTLKWRGSAALRAILFTGASAPMFLLGILGLIVFYQKLGWVPANGRTGISNPPTGPTGLLTVDGLLSGRFDVVTDALHHLILPALVIALGPAVAIGRVLRSSLLADMNSDYARTARAKGLSESRIVARHVLRNCVGSALSMTGLQVGLMFSGVLVVEQVFGWPGIGQYIAQSIPVADFPAIAGVTLMLGALYVFINTAVDLLQAAADPRIAVTGG, from the coding sequence ATGAGAACCTTCATCGTCTCCCGGCTGGCAGCCACCGCGGCGATCCTGGTCGCGCTGACCGCGGTGATGTTTGTCCTGCAACGCATTTCGCCGCTGGATCCAGTCAAGGCTCAGATGGGGGCACAGGCCTCCGCGTCGGCGGTCGCCGCGCGCCGCGAAGCGCTCGGCCTCAACGACCCGATGTCCACCCAGTTCTGGAACTACCTCACCGCCGCCGTGCGCGGTGATCTCGGGACGTCCTACCGGACCCGGCACCCCGTCGCGTCGGATCTCGGCAGCTTCTTTCCGGCGACCCTGGAACTGGCGCTGTACGGGATGGGAATCGCATTGCTACTCGCCGTATTGCTGGCGTTCAGCACCACATTGAAGTGGCGCGGATCCGCGGCACTGCGGGCGATCCTGTTCACCGGCGCCTCGGCCCCGATGTTCCTGCTCGGCATCCTCGGCCTGATCGTGTTCTACCAGAAGCTGGGTTGGGTCCCGGCCAACGGCCGCACCGGAATCAGCAACCCGCCAACCGGACCCACCGGGTTGTTGACGGTCGATGGTCTGCTCAGCGGTCGTTTCGACGTCGTCACCGACGCCCTGCACCACCTGATCCTGCCGGCACTGGTGATCGCACTGGGCCCGGCGGTGGCAATCGGCAGGGTGCTGCGGTCAAGCCTGCTGGCCGATATGAACAGCGATTACGCGCGCACCGCACGGGCGAAAGGGCTGTCGGAGAGCCGGATTGTTGCCCGGCACGTGCTGCGCAACTGCGTCGGCTCAGCCCTGTCGATGACCGGCCTGCAGGTGGGCCTGATGTTCTCCGGTGTGCTGGTGGTCGAGCAGGTATTCGGCTGGCCGGGCATCGGTCAGTACATCGCGCAAAGTATCCCGGTCGCCGACTTTCCGGCGATCGCCGGCGTGACGCTGATGCTCGGCGCCCTCTACGTCTTCATCAATACGGCCGTGGACCTGCTCCAGGCCGCCGCAGACCCCCGTATCGCAGTCACAGGAGGATAA
- a CDS encoding ABC transporter permease: MAIAMPAPALLRSREKRMAALPKDRALILNWLGVSLIFLVTVIAVAVPVLAPHDPLVPVGMPLQAPGKDGFLLGTDSVGRDILSRVLFGIRSSWFAALVVVAVGLLIGGVIGLIAGATGGWVDATLMRITDGFLSLPAPVLAIAVVAALGPGFIHTLIAVSIVWWPFYARLIRGEIARLAARPHVEAARLAGVGRLRLALRHLLPGAVPNALVAASLDLGTLILTLAALSFLGLGQSAPAPELGADAARNLSYFLQQWWVPVMPGLGVLVLALIGNIAGDSLRNLMKTS; encoded by the coding sequence ATGGCTATCGCGATGCCCGCCCCGGCGCTACTGCGCAGCCGCGAGAAGCGGATGGCGGCACTACCCAAGGACCGTGCACTGATCCTGAATTGGCTTGGGGTGTCACTGATCTTCCTGGTCACCGTGATCGCGGTCGCCGTGCCCGTCCTCGCTCCGCACGATCCACTGGTTCCGGTCGGCATGCCGCTGCAGGCGCCGGGCAAGGACGGATTTCTGCTCGGCACCGACAGCGTGGGGCGCGACATCCTGAGTCGGGTGCTCTTCGGTATCCGGTCCAGCTGGTTCGCGGCGCTGGTGGTGGTCGCGGTCGGGCTGTTGATCGGCGGCGTGATCGGGCTGATTGCCGGGGCCACCGGCGGCTGGGTGGACGCCACCCTGATGCGCATCACCGACGGGTTCCTGTCACTGCCCGCACCGGTTCTCGCGATCGCCGTCGTCGCCGCGCTGGGACCGGGGTTCATCCACACCCTGATCGCGGTGTCGATCGTGTGGTGGCCGTTCTACGCCAGGCTGATTCGCGGCGAGATCGCCCGGCTCGCCGCCCGACCACACGTCGAGGCCGCCCGGCTGGCCGGGGTTGGTCGGCTGCGGCTCGCCCTACGGCACCTGTTGCCCGGCGCCGTGCCCAACGCGTTGGTGGCCGCGAGCCTGGACCTCGGGACGCTGATTCTCACCCTGGCCGCACTGTCGTTCCTGGGGCTCGGCCAGTCGGCCCCAGCACCCGAACTGGGCGCTGATGCCGCACGCAATCTCAGTTATTTCCTGCAGCAATGGTGGGTTCCGGTGATGCCCGGCCTCGGGGTGCTGGTGCTGGCGCTGATCGGCAACATCGCCGGCGACAGCCTGCGCAACCTGATGAAGACGAGCTAG
- a CDS encoding serine/threonine-protein kinase: MPLAEGEIFAGYTILRLLGAGGMGEVYLAQHPRLPRQDALKVLPSSVSSDAEYRARFDREADIAATLWHPHIVGVHDRGEFDGQLWIAMDYVDGTDAGELLKSYPSGLPQREVLNVVTAVAEALDYAHQRHLLHRDVKPANILVSKQETGDERILLADFGIARWDNDASGLTQTNMTVGTVSYAAPEQLMGRDLDGRADQYALAATAYHLLTGKPPFQHSNPAVVISQHLSALPPSLAEHRPELANLDSALRKALSKDPADRFDRCVDFARALAHYITTPVSGDGLTDTDATRLTPIADAAPDGGEPGPTTHKSWLRPAILIPVLVVLLIAVAAAFIAGRDRGETVATKDVHTTTTAATTTAQTPATTSVVPPPASPATTSTTTTTSTPTDTVTVAPTPTAVIGSNCTEPGATGTTADGATAYCTQLQYTNRYLWSVHQDVIPNPVVTSSPTTAPPTENESPVRICMQETGHSRLRCAEEILRGNGG; this comes from the coding sequence ATGCCGCTAGCCGAAGGCGAGATATTCGCCGGCTACACGATCCTGCGACTGCTCGGCGCGGGAGGGATGGGTGAGGTCTACCTCGCCCAGCATCCCCGGCTGCCCCGCCAGGATGCCCTGAAGGTCCTGCCGTCGTCGGTCAGCAGCGACGCCGAGTACCGCGCCAGGTTCGATCGCGAGGCCGATATCGCCGCCACGCTGTGGCATCCACACATCGTCGGCGTCCACGACCGCGGCGAGTTCGACGGGCAGCTCTGGATCGCGATGGACTACGTCGACGGCACTGACGCCGGCGAGCTGTTGAAGAGCTATCCCAGCGGCTTACCGCAGCGGGAAGTGCTCAACGTGGTCACAGCGGTTGCTGAGGCGCTGGACTACGCGCACCAGCGGCATCTACTGCACCGCGACGTCAAGCCCGCCAACATCCTGGTATCCAAGCAGGAGACCGGCGACGAACGAATTCTTTTGGCGGACTTCGGCATTGCCCGCTGGGATAACGATGCGAGCGGCCTGACCCAGACCAACATGACCGTCGGCACGGTGTCCTACGCCGCCCCCGAACAGTTGATGGGCCGCGACCTGGACGGTCGGGCTGACCAGTACGCGTTGGCCGCCACCGCCTACCACCTGCTGACCGGCAAGCCACCGTTTCAGCACTCCAACCCCGCAGTGGTGATCAGCCAGCATCTGTCGGCATTGCCCCCCAGCCTGGCCGAGCACCGCCCCGAGCTGGCCAACCTGGACTCAGCGCTGCGCAAGGCACTGTCCAAGGATCCGGCCGACCGCTTCGACCGCTGTGTGGACTTCGCGCGTGCCCTCGCCCACTACATCACCACGCCGGTGTCCGGTGACGGCCTGACCGACACCGATGCCACCCGGCTGACGCCGATCGCCGATGCCGCTCCCGATGGTGGCGAACCCGGACCCACGACGCACAAGTCGTGGTTGCGGCCGGCGATCCTGATTCCGGTGCTGGTCGTTCTGCTGATCGCGGTCGCCGCGGCGTTCATCGCCGGACGCGACCGTGGTGAGACGGTCGCCACCAAGGATGTCCACACCACCACGACGGCGGCGACGACGACGGCTCAGACCCCGGCGACCACCAGCGTCGTCCCACCACCAGCGTCGCCGGCCACGACGAGCACCACGACGACCACCAGCACCCCGACCGACACCGTCACCGTCGCGCCGACGCCCACCGCGGTGATCGGCTCGAACTGCACCGAACCGGGCGCCACCGGCACCACCGCGGACGGGGCCACCGCCTACTGCACGCAGCTGCAATACACCAACCGCTACCTCTGGTCGGTCCACCAGGACGTGATCCCCAACCCGGTGGTGACCTCCTCACCGACGACCGCGCCGCCGACCGAGAACGAGTCCCCGGTCCGGATCTGCATGCAGGAAACCGGGCATAGTCGGCTGCGGTGCGCCGAGGAGATCCTGCGCGGCAACGGCGGCTGA
- a CDS encoding cysteine hydrolase family protein, with the protein MPKQPLIVGNPVLVVVDMQESGGMPAEEMGIAHMSGYDDRIEVAERLIATARSAGIPIVFFQEVHRPNGVDFGRELDGTEGVHCVDGRPGTALHPRLLPDLDGPNQEFHIVKRRYSGFIGTEFEIVLSGLKASTLILVGGLTNVCVHYTFADAHQRDFYVRVVSDCVGGSSVDAHLAALDAMEYLQSGAVRTSDEILAAFAECDRPGGSGTSLTTPVLEGAAR; encoded by the coding sequence GTGCCGAAACAGCCACTGATCGTGGGCAATCCGGTTCTGGTCGTGGTCGACATGCAGGAGAGCGGCGGAATGCCCGCCGAGGAGATGGGCATCGCCCACATGTCGGGCTACGACGACCGGATCGAGGTTGCCGAGCGGTTGATTGCCACCGCCCGCAGCGCGGGGATCCCCATCGTGTTCTTCCAGGAGGTGCACCGGCCCAACGGCGTGGACTTCGGCCGCGAACTCGACGGCACCGAAGGTGTGCACTGCGTCGACGGGAGGCCCGGCACCGCGCTGCATCCTCGGCTGTTACCCGACCTCGACGGTCCCAACCAGGAATTCCACATCGTCAAACGGCGCTATTCCGGTTTCATCGGAACGGAATTCGAGATCGTGTTGTCCGGACTGAAGGCGTCGACGCTGATCCTCGTCGGCGGGCTGACCAATGTCTGCGTGCACTACACCTTCGCCGATGCCCACCAGCGGGACTTCTACGTTCGGGTCGTCTCAGACTGCGTGGGCGGCTCATCGGTGGACGCACACCTGGCGGCTCTGGACGCCATGGAGTACCTGCAGTCCGGCGCGGTACGCACCAGCGATGAGATCCTCGCCGCCTTTGCCGAATGTGACCGCCCAGGCGGCTCCGGCACCTCTTTGACCACCCCGGTACTTGAAGGAGCCGCCCGATGA
- a CDS encoding N-acyl homoserine lactonase family protein translates to MALGKGKVRRIVLLTLGWEELPKSVSVYGSPPELRMREPVPGVLLQTDGGWVLLDTGFNTALIRDPALYRRFFPTVEYIPVLPGPGEPIEESLHDIGIDVDDIHLVALSHLHHDHAGGVKLFAGKVPVHAQRRELEYGLSNHPEPERNAIVRVDFDDPRIDWVLADGEAEIAPGITAVPTYGHTPGHQSFVVELDPSVGGGGFVFAFDAADLTENIEHELPIGGFIDVDPAETVEPIRRLKKLASAKGYELVPGHDPHVWPELTARLEERFGPVRPR, encoded by the coding sequence ATGGCGTTGGGAAAGGGCAAAGTTCGCCGGATCGTCCTGCTGACGCTGGGGTGGGAGGAGCTGCCGAAGTCGGTGTCGGTCTACGGATCACCACCGGAGCTGCGGATGCGCGAACCGGTGCCGGGTGTGCTGTTGCAGACAGACGGCGGCTGGGTGTTGCTCGACACCGGGTTCAACACCGCGCTGATCCGGGATCCGGCGTTGTACCGGCGGTTCTTCCCGACCGTCGAGTACATCCCGGTGCTCCCAGGGCCTGGTGAGCCGATCGAGGAGTCGTTGCACGACATCGGCATCGACGTTGACGACATCCACCTCGTGGCGCTGTCGCATCTGCACCACGACCATGCCGGCGGTGTGAAGCTGTTCGCGGGCAAGGTCCCGGTGCACGCGCAGCGCCGCGAGCTGGAGTACGGTCTGTCGAATCACCCTGAGCCCGAACGGAATGCGATCGTCCGAGTGGACTTCGACGATCCGCGCATCGACTGGGTGCTGGCCGACGGTGAAGCCGAGATCGCGCCAGGTATCACCGCGGTACCGACCTACGGGCACACGCCGGGGCATCAGAGCTTCGTCGTGGAGCTCGATCCGAGCGTCGGCGGCGGCGGTTTCGTGTTCGCGTTCGACGCCGCTGATCTGACCGAGAACATCGAGCACGAGCTGCCGATCGGCGGGTTCATCGACGTCGACCCGGCCGAGACGGTGGAGCCGATCCGGCGGCTGAAGAAGCTGGCCAGTGCGAAGGGGTATGAGCTGGTTCCCGGCCACGACCCGCACGTCTGGCCGGAACTGACAGCGCGGCTCGAGGAGCGGTTCGGCCCGGTGCGGCCGCGGTGA